Within the Medicago truncatula cultivar Jemalong A17 chromosome 4, MtrunA17r5.0-ANR, whole genome shotgun sequence genome, the region ATAACACATGACAAAAAAAGAATTTGAGAGAATCTATTCCCTTGATCAGGGTTTCAATCATAATAACAACGAGTGTATATTAATacagaataaagaaaataatgcacAATAACCTTAACTTAATTTTGGTATTTCATTCCACAATGattgaatgaaattaattaccTTCACTTGAGAAATTCAGGAAGATCATAGTTGTTAGGATCCTCAACTTCATTGACCCAACTATACTTCTCCATGAAAGGATTGACCAAAGACTTTGGTGGATAATTATCAATACAATCTTCCCAAACATTTGCATCTCCAACATCTTTCATCACTTCCCATAAGCAACTATTGCATTTAAATCCAGCACCAAAGCTTATCATAAATACTCTATCACCTTTCTTGAGCCTCTTTTTTGCTTCCATGTACCCTAACACATACCACAAGCTACTAGCAGAAGTGTTACCGAAACGATGTAGTGTCATCCTTGCAGGCTCAAGATCATATTCACTTAAATCTAAACTCATTCCAATTCCATCAATCACTGCTTTTCCTCCTGTGTGGAGGCAAAAATGATCAACTCCAGTTTTGAAATTCAATGGTGATTTAGTACTTTTTGTTGCTCCACCACTATAAGACTTAGAAGAACTAGTAGCTATTTTAAGTTTGTTGAAAAGTAACACAAGAAGAAACCTAAGCAATTCCCTTGTTGGCAAAATTTTAGGTGAAATTACCCTTAAATTGTCAACAAAAACTTTTGTTGCTGCTTTTGGGAGAGTTTTCCCTAAATGAAAACCAAGCCTACCCTGCTCATCTTCCTTTTGAATGCAACAATTGTAAGAGTCTTCTCTTGCGCCGTGGTGCGTTCGTactaaacacttcaatttcAGTATGCTTCTGTTTTTTAAGGATCTTTTATTTGTCAAAAGAATCGAGCAACCGCCGGAACGGAAAAGACAGTTGGCTAGGATCATTGATCTATCATTGCCAGTATACCAATTTGGACTAAGAGACTCTGATGTGACCAAAAGTGCTAACTTATTTCTCTGTGatttgaaaatgtttttaaCAATATCTAATGATATAAGACTTGCACTACAACCCATTCCGGTGAGATTGTACACTTTTACGTCGTGTCTCATTTTGTAACGGTTAATGATTCGCGAAGATAAAGAAGGAAGAATGGCGAGCATTGAGATGTTGACGACAAGAATGTCGATTTCGGAAGGGGAAATCGCTGATCTAGCTAGGAGTTTCGCAATGCTGTCGTTGAAAAACTCTTCCATCTCAGAGATCCCGTCGTTCAGTGTTGGTGATGATTCGCGGCCTTCAAAGACATTTCTTGGTGCGTAAGTTTGTTCGCCAATTCCGGAACTTACAACGGCTTTGAGGAGAAATTTGTACTCATCTAGACCcaaattttttgttcttctgattATTTTGCCACAAAACTCTGTCCCTAGCATTCTATCTTGTGTTGGCTTGTAACATTGGTAATCTAATATGTAGCACTCTTGGTCCCTCTTTTGATCGTATAGTTTCCATATTAGGAAACATATGTACAATGCTGGAACTACATAAAGTAGAGAGAGGAACTCCATTTGAGAGAGAGTGGGGTTATAGAATTTTGGTGGAGAGAGTTTTGAAGGATGGGAAAGTATTCAAGCTAGAGGAAGTGTTTTATAAGGGGGGAGAAAAGTTGAGTGTGTGGGTGGAACAGTTTTTGGGCATTTAAATGTGTTCATaagtgtgtttttgttttttgaagtaaTGTGTTTATAAGAGTTAATATGTCAATAACTCAACtcacataaaaatattttaatgttttggaAAACCTTTAGGTGCGGCACACCTAGATCATATGCAGTAGCTGCTGCACAAGTAAAACTGTTGGATCTGGATAGAAGATTCAATTCAGCCTTTAAACTCTCAACCAAGGTAGTTAAAATCGAGATTTAATGCAAATCATAGAAGgaatttaaaatcttaaatcGTGCAATCGCAACACTAATCGTAAGATtatacaaaaatcataaatttcaattatattcatatatatccATATAAAATAGcgtaagacaaaaaaaatggtAGGATTAAGgacaaacatatttaaattgGAATTTTAACTATCATGATGATTGAAGGCAAACATAATTGCAAAATCCTAGGATTTTACTTTGAAGTCATTGCTACAAATCACACATTGAATAAGATAAATCTTTGGATAAGTTTGAGTAGAAGACATCTTTCACTTTCCAAATCAATTTTGTGTGTGTCAACTTCCCTTAGTAGGCCAAGCACTCGCTGGTAATGAAAGTTCATTGCCTAATTAATTGCTTGACCAACAAAATTATTGTCCAAAATTGAAACCTAAATTGAAAGAGTTCAATTGACGGTGACACCTAAGGGAAGACAATAATTCTTCCATGTTACAcaaccaattaaaaaataataaaagaatgaaTCGTTTGGGATAAATCAGTTTTATTTCTGTAACTAATTTTATCCATGCTTTACTAATTATTCCAACTCCTGGTTACTAGTGTCCATTTATCACAGGAACCTGAAGgttaaaacagaaaataaataaataaataaaaacaataaaaatgaaatataaactatttttgttttaCTACCAATGTAAAATTTAAACTAAAGTTAACCAAGTATTTTGATCCTCTAAAATATCTTCTTCTACATAAATGCTTCTTGTTTCTTCTTTCCATGGTTTATGGTGCTTGTTTGGGAGGTGGGTCAAGGAATTTTCCAACTTGTGGCTATTGTCACTTATAAGCTTGTTTCTGCCTCCATACATACTTTCCTAGCTCACATGCCTGAATCACATGCTCAATCCTATTTTGCAAGATTCTACATTGCTCTACATCCTGACCTGCTGCCAGATAGAATTCACACCACCTTGGATTTTACTACTTGTTCTTCCTTGGTATGTTTTCCACCCTGAGCCTTAACTAGTCCATAGTCCTAGGATTCAGTAGGGTTAGTGTTTCACTAAATGTGTTAGATCTCAAAACTCTTTGGAAGGACATGGCGGACAACTGTTCATCATGCTCCTCCACCCTTAAGAAGTCTTGGAAATTTTGGAGGGTCTAGTCGGAAGTTGCTTTATATCAAACAAATTTGAAACTTGCAACACTTTCACTATGTTAATTGCAAACTGAGCCATGAACTTGGTTGTTGAATCTTCAAAGCTGACAATGGATATTGGGGGTAACCCCACAATCTATTTGTGAGCTACATCCTTCTTTTTTCCTACAAACATTTTGCAGCATAGAGCATTGTTTCCACTTTCCACATTTGGGTTTGGAAGGTGGAAATGTGAATTTGGGGGTCACTTTGTGTCGTTGTATGACTCGAGGGTTGGCTCGCGAAAGTGATGaagaatgaaaatattttgaatttctttAGAGAAAGGTTAAAACACCTTGGGAAATAATTTGGTTGTCTCCACCCTCTGTGTCTAGTTATGGAGGTTCTCCATTTCTTGCCCCAACTCGCTCCCTCCCTATATCTTTCTCTCAATGTTCTATTTGTTTATAGGTTTCAACTTCTTGACCCTCCATTTAACGGAGTAGCTCCTCCTCTAGTGCCTTCACTTCATTCTACAGATGGTCTTCTTCCTCATGTCTTGCCCGATGCTCCATGTTTTTCTCTTGCAACTCCCTCAAAGTTGCCATGAGTCTCTCCAGTACGACATCATTCATGCCTTCGCTGAAAACATTTGGGCATTATTGTTTCATAATGTCGATGTCAATTCGAGTGGCTGAAGATGTTATTGGAGCTAGGTGGTCATAAAGTTTTATTGTAGCCCCACTGTGGACGCCAATGTTCTTGTCTAGAAACACATTCCTAGGGTTTTCCCTTGGTCAGGCAGTTTCTTAGGGTTTTAAGGTGAGAGTGCGTGTGTATTGGCTAGTTGAATCCTCTCGGTCTAGATAGGGTGCAAGTCCCAGAGGCATTGATAAGAGCGATGTTAGTCCCAGAGGCATTGATAAGAGCCATGCGTCGGGTAAAAGTGTTGTGTATTGGCTAGTTGAATCCTCTCGGTCTAGATAGGGTCTAAGTCTTTCAGTCATTCCTCAAAGGACTTTCTATCCTAGTTGGCTTGTTTGACCTCGATATGCGAGACCCCCCGTCCTTGGGCTTGGGTGCCTCGGTGCTTGATGTCCATCATCAAGGTACCGATCCTAAGGTACAATACACCCTAGCTATAAACTAGCTAACTAATTAATTCACATCAACCTAAGTTAAAATTGTCCTGCTCTAACTAACACAACTACCATGTAACTTGCCTAATACTTTTCCCAATTTGAAGACGATGGTATAAATATTAAAGATATATTgtaagatttaatttttgtctacCATTTGCTtacattttaaacaattttattagTACAAAAACTATCTTCAAATTGAactatttctctctcttcaaattGAACTATCTATTTCActtgaaaaatagagaaatcctAATCCAAAAGAAACCAACCAGGTCCCCACAATAtgtatatataagaaaaataaagatgaacAAAAAGTAGACAAACTCTTTATTGGGTAGTAAACCATTGATCAGggtttcaataataataattataataacaagtgtatacataataatcaaattagttAATGCACAATCACCTTGATCCTTGTCAAGAATCTAGTGAAAAAATTAAGATACCCCTtcaaattttcttcttctcaagtTTGCTATTTCATTCCACAACAATGAATGAAATTATAATTACCTTCACTTAAGAAATTCAGGAAGTTCAAAGTTGGTTTCATCCTCAACTTCATTGAGCCAACCATACTTCTCCATGAAAGGATTGATCAAAGACTCTGGTGGATAATCATCAATACAATCTTCCCATACATTTGCATCTCCAACATCTTTCATCACTTCCCATAAGCAACTATTGCATTTAAATCCAGCACCAAAGCTTATCATAAAAACTCTATCACCTTTTTTTAGCCTCTTTTTGGCTTCCATGTACCCTAACACATACCACAAACTACCAGCAGAAGTGTTACCAAAACGATGTAGTGTCATCCTTGCAGGCTCAAGATCATATTCACTTAGATCTAAACTCTTTCCAACTCCATCAATCACTGCTTTTCCTCCTGTATGGAGGCAAAAATGATCAACACCAGTTTTAAAATTCAATGGTGATTTAGTACTTTTTGTTCCTCCACCACTAGAAGACTTAGAACTACAAAAACTAGCTATCTTAAGTTTCTTAAAATGCGATACAACCAGAAACCTAACAAGTTCCCTTATTGGCAAAATTTTGGGTGAAATTACCCTTAAATTCTCAACAAAAGCTCTTGTTGCTACCAACGGGAGAGTTTTCGATAAATAAAAACCAACTGCACCGCGCTCGTCTTCCTTTTTAAGGCAACAGTTATACGAGTCATCTCTGGCGCCGTGGTGCGTCCTTactaaacacttcaatttcAATATACTTTTGTTCTTTAAGGATCTTTTGTTTGTCAAAAGAATGGCACAACCGCCGGTGCGAAAAAGACAATTGGCTAAGATCATTGATCTATTACTACCAGGATACCAATTTGGACTAAGAGACTCTGATGTGACCAAAAGTGCTAACTTGTTTCTTTGTGatttgaaaatgtttttaaCAATATCTACTGATATAAGACTAGCACTACAACCCATTCCAGTGATATTGTACACTTTTACGTCGTGTCTCAGTTTGTAACGATTAATGATAAGCGACGATAGTGAGGGAACAGAGGTGAACATTGAGATGTTGACAACAAGAACATCGATTTCGGAAGGGGAAGTAGCTGATCTTGCAAGGAGTTTTGCAATGCTGTCGTCGAAAAACTCTTCCATCTCTGAGATCCCGTCGTTCAGCGTTGGTGATGCTTCGCGGCCTTCAATGACATTTCTTGGGGCGTAAGTTTGTTCGCCAATGCCGCAACTTACAATGGATTTGAGCAGAAACTTGTACTCATTTAGACCCAAATTTTCTGTTCTTCTGATTAATTTGCCACAAAACTCAGTCCCTAGCATTCTATCTTGTGTTGGCTTGTAACATTGGTAATCTAATATGTAACACTCTTGGTCCCTCTTTTGATCTAATAGTTTCCAAATTAGGAAACATATGTACAATGCTAGAACCCCATAAAGTAAAGAGAGGAACTCCATTTGAGATTATTTGGTAAAGTAAAATCACTAGAGGGTTTGAGAATTCTGGTGTAGAAACTCTTGGAGTTGGAAAGtattttataaagaaagaaaagagttgTGTGTGTGAGTGAAAGAGTTTTTGTGCATGTGACTGTTCATGAGTCTGAACATGTCAATATCTCAATCTCAACCCCCAACAAACTTTTTTATGGTTTGAAAATAGTTTGGTTAAAGTTTGGTTGTGTTACACCTAAGATCTTATGTAGTAGTTCCTGAATAATGGCAAGTTGTTGGGTCTAGATATTACATTCAACTCAACCTTTGCACAATTTGAAAAATGCTTTAAGGAATTTGTGTAAATATACATGCAACATAGCATAAATTCTAAGAGTGAAACTTCTGATAGATGATTTACAGTAAACTAGCAGATGAAAATTATCCAAAACTCCAACTGGCAACTACCACTCATGAGAACTAGATGTACATGAACTAACTTTTACTTTTAAGGGACCACATCAAttatggtttggtttgaaatttgagtgaatttcttgttttgatttaccctaACTATTTTACAACCTTTTCCACTATAAAATCTAGAGGTAACATATAGtccaatacaatacaataaatggataattttaatttcatgagaagttcttaaagaggaaaaaaaaacacacgaCTACAAGATCAACCAAAGCAAGGGCTGAGTGTCAACCCTAAATAGGCCAAGCATTCGTACATAACCAACTGGGTCAAGTACGTAAGGAAAGTTCGATGAGTCCATTGTTTAATTCATTGCTTGACCAACAAAACCATTgtcctaaataaaaataattagaataaataatacaaaattgaacaaaaaaaaagaagaaataatacAACTCGAaacctaaattattttttaagataaattgaCATATAAATTTGGAAATTGCCCTAAACTAGTAGTTGCcatgtcaaaaataaataaactagtaGTTGATTAATTCACATCAATAATATATTAACCTTCATGAAAGCTCTGCCCTAACCCTATTAACAATCATCTATACATCGGCCGATGTGGGTGTATTGAGGATATGGATCATCTGTTTGTGTCTTGTGTCTTTTATGGCAATTTTGGGTATTTGTTTGGATGAATATCCTTATTATGGCAATCTTACGGCAATTAGGTTCAGGgcattgttttcatttttgtttggatgaatACCCTTATTATTACTGGACGAGTTTTCTGTGATGTTTCCTGCATCATCAAGCTCTATGTTCTAGCTTGAGTGGTATCAAGATAGTCTTGAGATGATTCGCTAAAGTCTGCCTCTTGAAAAGTTTCACATTGTGTTTCCTTAGCGAATTCTCTTACACGATCATGAGCTTTAGCAACATTCTCTGAAATTTGATTTATCAAAGAAAGTTGTTGCTCTCCAAGCGTGTGTATGTACTGCTCGTACTCCCAGAAGGGATCAGATTCATTACAACCTGGGTTTTCAAATGGGGAATCCCCACTCATAGATAAGTAATTTAtattgtttgataaaaaatatcaataattccTGGCAACAATGCCAAAAATTTGATGGTTGGATTAGATAAGTGTACTAAATAATTTACCAAATAATAAGGTGATAAGTAGAATATTGTATTCACATGGATTGTCGTTTCAACCAAACAATTTGCGTTACTTATTtgagaacaaaataaaaataaaagagataagaGTTTAGAGTTTTGCAATATTATATGTAAAGTTTACCTATTTTGATTGCAGAATGTTAGCGGCGGTTAAGATTCTTTGAATCCCcctatttatttgttggaattaaataaCTGTCAAGTCAAATTCAGTATTTATTAGGTATGTTACCTTCCTAAGTACTTACTATCAGGGTACACTCGCTTTCGGGTTGTTTAGCTAGTTACTAATTACTTAGTTCCTGATTAGACAAATATACATCAATATTATCTATAAGTGTCTAATTCAGGGTTATGCTTCGGAGGAGACTAATCttatgtgtaacaccccgttttcccaacataaaaattcttaaaaacatttatcagagtaagcatcataaacaacgggatatcacataaaacataatccaaaacagtcaaataataatttaaccaatatcttaaacattgcagcggaaaatcataatcataattcataaaacgttttggcacgcaggccccatcaaaagttcataatcataatccataacattataaaaataacatattagtcacgtaagagaatgaagcatgcataaacataaaccccatcccgttacgtatcagagcgacctagacgacacagtgaggcaaggccactcacagaagcaactgcacactaagcacgatcacctgcaagttacccatacgaagggcaacattttcaagcagaaggggtgagatttcataacaaaataatgctaatcaaagtaattcgaatcataattaacattaacatcataatcattcttggataactttgcat harbors:
- the LOC11412931 gene encoding 3-ketoacyl-CoA synthase 12; this translates as MEFLSLLYGVLALYICFLIWKLLDQKRDQECYILDYQCYKPTQDRMLGTEFCGKLIRRTENLGLNEYKFLLKSIVSCGIGEQTYAPRNVIEGREASPTLNDGISEMEEFFDDSIAKLLARSATSPSEIDVLVVNISMFTSVPSLSSLIINRYKLRHDVKVYNITGMGCSASLISVDIVKNIFKSQRNKLALLVTSESLSPNWYPGSNRSMILANCLFRTGGCAILLTNKRSLKNKSILKLKCLVRTHHGARDDSYNCCLKKEDERGAVGFYLSKTLPLVATRAFVENLRVISPKILPIRELVRFLVVSHFKKLKIASFCSSKSSSGGGTKSTKSPLNFKTGVDHFCLHTGGKAVIDGVGKSLDLSEYDLEPARMTLHRFGNTSAGSLWYVLGYMEAKKRLKKGDRVFMISFGAGFKCNSCLWEVMKDVGDANVWEDCIDDYPPESLINPFMEKYGWLNEVEDETNFELPEFLK
- the LOC11410175 gene encoding 3-ketoacyl-CoA synthase 12, which gives rise to MEFLSLLYVVPALYICFLIWKLYDQKRDQECYILDYQCYKPTQDRMLGTEFCGKIIRRTKNLGLDEYKFLLKAVVSSGIGEQTYAPRNVFEGRESSPTLNDGISEMEEFFNDSIAKLLARSAISPSEIDILVVNISMLAILPSLSSRIINRYKMRHDVKVYNLTGMGCSASLISLDIVKNIFKSQRNKLALLVTSESLSPNWYTGNDRSMILANCLFRSGGCSILLTNKRSLKNRSILKLKCLVRTHHGAREDSYNCCIQKEDEQGRLGFHLGKTLPKAATKVFVDNLRVISPKILPTRELLRFLLVLLFNKLKIATSSSKSYSGGATKSTKSPLNFKTGVDHFCLHTGGKAVIDGIGMSLDLSEYDLEPARMTLHRFGNTSASSLWYVLGYMEAKKRLKKGDRVFMISFGAGFKCNSCLWEVMKDVGDANVWEDCIDNYPPKSLVNPFMEKYSWVNEVEDPNNYDLPEFLK